Proteins from one Verrucomicrobiales bacterium genomic window:
- the phoU gene encoding phosphate signaling complex protein PhoU, with protein MTHHDQELAHLKERLITMASHAEAAVNRYIKALIDRDSASAAKAKEEDRVIDQLEIEIDEMAIQLLAKAPLASDLRLITVAMKISHDLERVGDEATTIARRTVELNQEPQLKPYVDIPHMARLALEMLREALDSFVNRDPVRARAVIPRDKEVDSLNKQLHRELASYMVEKPSTISRCLNLMVISKALERIADHATNIAEEVVFLYEGLDIRHSPKAAVVPAKT; from the coding sequence ATGACCCACCACGACCAGGAACTGGCTCATCTCAAAGAACGTCTGATCACCATGGCGAGCCACGCCGAGGCGGCAGTGAACCGCTACATTAAAGCGTTGATCGACCGTGACAGCGCTAGCGCGGCGAAAGCCAAGGAGGAAGATCGGGTGATCGACCAGCTGGAGATCGAGATCGATGAGATGGCCATCCAGCTGCTGGCGAAGGCGCCTTTGGCCAGTGATTTGCGATTGATTACCGTGGCGATGAAGATTTCGCACGACCTCGAGCGGGTGGGTGATGAAGCCACCACGATCGCCCGTCGGACCGTGGAGCTGAATCAGGAGCCGCAGCTGAAGCCCTATGTGGATATCCCCCACATGGCGCGTCTGGCGTTGGAGATGCTTCGGGAGGCACTCGACTCATTCGTCAATCGAGATCCTGTCCGCGCTCGGGCGGTGATCCCTCGTGACAAGGAGGTCGATTCCCTGAACAAACAGCTTCATCGTGAACTTGCCTCCTACATGGTGGAGAAGCCCTCCACGATTTCCCGCTGCCTCAACTTGATGGTGATCTCCAAAGCGCTGGAAAGGATCGCGGATCACGCGACCAACATCGCTGAAGAAGTGGTGTTCCTTTACGAGGGCTTGGATATCCGGCACTCGCCCAAGGCGGCGGTGGTTCCGGCGAAAACTTAA
- a CDS encoding response regulator transcription factor — MAKSKVLIVDDEQDVTELLEFNLRSAGYDVISAEDGPTALKKAREALPDLIVLDVMLPEMDGTEVCKQLRRDPATARIPIIMLTAKAGEIDRVLGLELGADDYVTKPFSPRELVLRVRGLLRRGQPADEPNELIQVGDLVVDIPRHQVTVKGKRIDLTATEFKLITTLAQRRGRVQSREQLLQDVWEYDSLIDTRTVDTHMRRLREKLGVAAKYLDTVRGVGYRFVEP; from the coding sequence ATGGCAAAATCTAAGGTTCTTATTGTAGACGATGAGCAGGATGTCACGGAGCTGCTGGAATTCAACCTTCGGTCGGCGGGTTACGATGTGATTTCGGCCGAAGATGGACCGACTGCGCTCAAGAAAGCGCGGGAGGCGTTGCCTGATTTGATTGTGCTGGACGTGATGCTCCCGGAGATGGATGGAACTGAGGTTTGCAAGCAGCTTCGGCGCGATCCCGCCACGGCCCGCATCCCGATCATCATGCTGACCGCCAAGGCGGGTGAGATCGACCGGGTCTTGGGTCTGGAGTTGGGGGCTGATGACTATGTGACCAAGCCCTTCAGCCCGCGGGAATTGGTGCTTCGGGTCAGGGGATTGCTTCGGCGGGGGCAACCGGCCGATGAGCCGAACGAGCTGATTCAGGTGGGGGATCTCGTGGTGGATATCCCCCGGCATCAGGTCACCGTGAAGGGGAAGCGCATCGATCTGACCGCCACCGAGTTCAAGCTGATCACCACTCTGGCGCAGCGCCGCGGGAGGGTCCAATCGCGGGAGCAACTCCTGCAGGACGTTTGGGAATATGACAGCCTTATCGACACTCGCACCGTGGATACGCACATGCGGCGTCTGCGAGAAAAACTGGGTGTCGCAGCGAAATATCTCGATACCGTGAGGGGGGTCGGCTACCGCTTTGTGGAGCCGTAA
- a CDS encoding phosphate ABC transporter ATP-binding protein, producing MKGTLNPPSDSRFSVEVPQRETSGSGGSEHPPLIQARDVSLYYGAAQALKKISLDVRERLVTAFIGPSGCGKSTFLRCFNRMNDLIDHVRVEGQILIGGHDIYSKDVDVIELRKRVGMVFQKSNPFPKSIYENIAYGLKLHGMRDQGQLDEVVERSLRGAALWEEVKDRLHRSALGLSGGQQQRLCIARAIAIKPDILLMDEPASALDPLATAKIEELILELKKDFTIVIVTHNMQQAARISDHTAFFYLGELVEYESTTRIFTNPGKKQTEDYVTGRFG from the coding sequence ATGAAAGGCACCTTGAATCCCCCTTCTGATTCGCGTTTCTCGGTCGAGGTTCCTCAGCGCGAGACCTCCGGCTCCGGTGGCTCGGAGCATCCCCCGCTCATTCAAGCGCGGGATGTCTCGCTGTACTACGGCGCCGCCCAAGCCCTCAAAAAGATTTCCCTGGATGTGAGGGAACGTTTGGTCACTGCGTTCATTGGCCCATCCGGATGTGGCAAGTCCACTTTTCTGCGTTGCTTCAATCGCATGAACGATTTGATCGACCATGTGAGGGTGGAGGGGCAGATTCTCATCGGGGGACACGATATCTACAGCAAGGACGTGGACGTCATCGAGCTGCGCAAGCGCGTGGGGATGGTGTTTCAAAAATCCAATCCGTTTCCCAAATCGATCTACGAGAACATTGCCTATGGGCTCAAGCTTCACGGCATGCGTGATCAGGGGCAATTGGACGAGGTGGTCGAGCGGAGTCTGCGGGGGGCAGCCCTGTGGGAGGAGGTCAAGGACCGGTTGCACCGCAGTGCTTTGGGACTTTCCGGCGGACAGCAGCAGCGGCTCTGCATTGCGCGCGCGATTGCGATCAAGCCGGACATCTTGTTGATGGACGAGCCCGCATCGGCCTTGGACCCGCTCGCGACCGCCAAGATTGAGGAGCTCATTCTCGAATTGAAGAAAGACTTCACCATTGTCATTGTCACCCACAATATGCAGCAGGCGGCCCGAATTTCGGATCACACTGCGTTTTTTTACCTCGGCGAATTGGTTGAATACGAGTCGACCACCCGGATCTTTACCAACCCGGGGAAAAAGCAGACCGAAGACTATGTGACCGGCCGTTTCGGCTGA
- a CDS encoding putative porin — translation MINKHLKQGAFFVGTLASVFHPTSAQAQSQDALLDKLVTKGILTQTEAAELRDEADDGFRKSYQAKSGMPDWVTSLKFNGDLRGRYESFIQDQANTIDRNRYRYRLRFGFVATMLDNIEVGFRLGSGDASATGGLIDPISNNQSLENNGAKKGIFIDLAYGKWTPINNQHWQGGIVAGKMENPFVTSDMVFDNDYTPEGAAMNLKYSFNDQHALRFIGGGFVLDEASGRGKNPYLAAAQARFESTYGERQQLQTSFGVGVFSISNDQLLTTNSVANLNVGNSHKPVTGGAPTYGFNPIVVDAAITYSLSEFPGYAGKFPIKLAADYLHNPSADTDEDGYSVGLTFGKSGKRKTWEVSYRWRELQANAWFEELVDSDTGAFYRSAFPGSGRGSGYQAGTNVRGHVLRAAYSPFDSFTLGVNYFMMEAIRENPVGTGSSIGRLQVDAILKF, via the coding sequence ATGATCAACAAACATCTCAAGCAGGGGGCTTTCTTCGTGGGGACGCTCGCAAGTGTGTTTCATCCGACGAGCGCTCAGGCTCAATCACAGGATGCCCTTTTGGACAAGTTGGTGACCAAGGGGATTCTGACGCAAACCGAGGCGGCCGAACTCCGCGATGAAGCGGACGATGGATTCCGAAAGTCCTATCAGGCCAAGTCCGGCATGCCGGATTGGGTAACCTCATTGAAGTTCAATGGGGACCTGCGAGGACGTTATGAAAGCTTCATTCAGGATCAGGCTAATACCATCGATCGGAATCGCTATCGGTATCGGCTGCGGTTCGGCTTTGTGGCCACGATGTTGGACAATATCGAGGTGGGCTTTCGTTTGGGCTCGGGTGATGCCAGCGCCACAGGTGGCTTGATCGATCCCATCTCGAACAACCAGTCCTTGGAGAACAATGGGGCCAAGAAGGGGATCTTTATCGACCTGGCCTATGGCAAGTGGACTCCCATCAACAACCAGCATTGGCAGGGTGGAATCGTGGCTGGCAAGATGGAGAATCCCTTTGTCACTTCCGACATGGTGTTCGACAACGACTACACCCCTGAAGGTGCGGCTATGAACCTGAAGTACTCGTTCAATGACCAGCACGCCCTGCGTTTTATTGGCGGCGGCTTCGTGCTTGATGAGGCGAGTGGCCGAGGGAAGAACCCGTACCTGGCCGCCGCTCAGGCCCGATTCGAATCCACTTATGGCGAGAGGCAACAGTTGCAGACCTCCTTTGGCGTGGGTGTGTTCAGCATTTCCAATGATCAGTTGTTGACCACCAACTCCGTGGCGAATCTGAACGTGGGCAACAGTCACAAGCCGGTCACTGGCGGTGCTCCCACCTACGGCTTTAACCCCATTGTGGTGGACGCAGCCATTACTTACTCCCTGAGCGAGTTCCCTGGTTACGCCGGAAAGTTTCCCATCAAGTTGGCTGCTGATTATCTGCACAATCCCAGCGCCGACACCGACGAGGATGGCTACTCCGTTGGCTTGACCTTCGGGAAGTCGGGCAAGAGGAAGACCTGGGAGGTCTCCTATCGCTGGCGTGAACTGCAAGCGAACGCTTGGTTCGAAGAGTTGGTGGATTCCGACACGGGAGCTTTCTACCGATCCGCCTTTCCGGGGAGCGGTCGGGGCAGCGGTTATCAGGCGGGCACCAATGTGCGCGGACATGTTTTGCGGGCCGCGTACTCGCCATTCGATTCCTTCACTCTCGGGGTGAACTACTTCATGATGGAAGCGATTCGCGAAAATCCCGTGGGCACCGGCAGTTCGATCGGCCGTCTGCAGGTTGATGCCATCCTAAAGTTCTGA
- a CDS encoding alpha-ketoacid dehydrogenase subunit beta, with translation MSLTYLDAIRAAQAKALADDPRVYVYGQDVGSFGGAFKATKNLAQEFPGRVFDAPISEDAMVGSAVGAAIEGMRPIIEMQFADFSTIGFNQIINQAATLNWRTQVPCPIVVRLPCGGTSGSGAFHSQSMEALYAHYPGLVVLTPATVEDAYSMLLEAVAIDDPVIFCEHKFLYYHLKADRLPAEALPVGKARIARAGRDLTIVTYSAMVHESLAVAEEFVAQGTEIEVVDLRSVKPLDTDTVMASVARTGRLLCVGEAFPWGGVTAEVIARVATEGFDLLDAPPQRLNAKDTPVPYHPNLWAAHRPTARSIAVAVRDLLQR, from the coding sequence GTGAGTCTCACCTACCTTGATGCCATCCGAGCCGCCCAAGCGAAGGCGCTGGCTGACGATCCTCGGGTCTACGTTTACGGGCAGGATGTGGGATCGTTCGGTGGAGCCTTCAAAGCCACCAAGAACCTGGCCCAGGAGTTTCCTGGACGCGTCTTCGACGCCCCGATCAGCGAGGACGCAATGGTTGGATCGGCGGTCGGTGCCGCCATCGAAGGCATGCGCCCGATTATCGAGATGCAGTTCGCCGACTTCTCGACCATTGGTTTTAATCAGATCATCAATCAGGCGGCGACCCTGAATTGGCGGACTCAGGTGCCTTGCCCGATCGTCGTTCGATTGCCCTGTGGCGGGACCTCCGGCAGCGGTGCCTTTCATAGCCAGAGCATGGAAGCGCTCTACGCTCACTATCCTGGCTTGGTGGTGTTGACTCCCGCCACGGTGGAGGATGCCTACAGCATGTTGCTAGAGGCGGTGGCCATCGACGACCCGGTCATTTTCTGCGAGCATAAATTCCTTTATTACCATCTGAAGGCGGATCGGCTGCCGGCCGAGGCTCTGCCGGTCGGCAAAGCCCGGATTGCGCGTGCTGGCCGGGATCTGACCATTGTGACCTACAGCGCCATGGTGCACGAATCCTTGGCGGTAGCGGAGGAATTCGTGGCTCAAGGCACGGAGATAGAGGTGGTGGATCTTCGTTCCGTGAAGCCTTTGGACACCGATACCGTGATGGCATCCGTTGCCCGCACTGGCCGACTGCTCTGCGTGGGGGAAGCCTTCCCGTGGGGCGGGGTCACAGCCGAGGTGATTGCCCGGGTGGCCACCGAGGGCTTTGATTTGCTTGATGCCCCTCCTCAGCGGCTCAATGCCAAGGATACTCCGGTCCCCTACCATCCCAACCTTTGGGCTGCTCATCGCCCGACCGCTCGCAGTATCGCGGTCGCGGTGCGAGATCTTCTTCAGCGATAG
- a CDS encoding TSUP family transporter — translation MTWDYPLLAGVGLLAGFVDAIAGGGGLITLPALLWAGLPPQLALGTNKLQSSCGTCLATWRYAQAGLLEGTPFWRGAGVTFVASVLGSITVYHTSPQFLRWIIPFLLIAIGVYLALRPELGLAARPAHMGLGMFSIAFGVLLGFYDGFFGPGTGSFWMTACMVLLGMDYRAATGYTKAMNLASNGGSLLVFAYLGSLHWGYGLVMAAGQLAGAQLGSRLVIREGARWVRPLLIALVFILALRLLWQAVSPILG, via the coding sequence ATGACCTGGGATTATCCTCTTCTGGCTGGAGTCGGGCTGCTGGCGGGGTTTGTGGACGCGATTGCGGGTGGAGGCGGATTGATCACGCTTCCGGCCCTTCTGTGGGCTGGCTTGCCCCCGCAGCTGGCGCTGGGCACGAATAAGCTGCAGTCCTCATGCGGCACGTGTCTCGCCACCTGGCGCTATGCCCAGGCTGGCTTGCTGGAGGGAACTCCGTTTTGGAGAGGGGCTGGAGTGACGTTTGTTGCCTCGGTTTTGGGAAGCATCACGGTCTATCACACCTCCCCTCAGTTCTTGCGCTGGATCATTCCGTTCCTCCTCATCGCCATCGGCGTGTATCTGGCTTTGAGGCCAGAGCTAGGTCTTGCCGCGCGACCAGCTCATATGGGACTCGGAATGTTTTCGATCGCCTTTGGAGTGCTGCTCGGATTCTACGACGGTTTTTTCGGGCCGGGCACCGGCTCATTCTGGATGACTGCCTGCATGGTTTTGCTGGGGATGGATTACCGGGCTGCCACCGGCTATACCAAGGCCATGAATCTGGCCAGCAACGGGGGTTCATTGCTCGTGTTCGCGTATCTCGGATCCCTGCATTGGGGCTATGGTTTGGTCATGGCGGCGGGCCAGTTGGCGGGCGCACAGTTGGGATCGCGCCTGGTGATCCGGGAGGGGGCGCGCTGGGTTCGTCCACTGCTCATCGCCCTCGTCTTCATTTTGGCACTGCGCCTCCTTTGGCAGGCGGTCTCGCCAATTCTTGGTTAG
- the pstC gene encoding phosphate ABC transporter permease subunit PstC, with product MAVIEQSKNESWTAIRRGQRKRPLEWLVERGIYLVSLSAIVMVFLIFVFVGREALPVVLGTAQSAAVSDIIPVEQFDSTPPAKLRKYLELSEEQFKTMDRESKLELMNLKIEAAKEVSEDKDSRLNTIGWRSLLLPHQWTGYDKPEYIWQPVSMIHKYNVIPLLIGSLKATVVALLFSVPLALGAALYVSQLAGPKTKEWLKPSIEMLAGIPSVVLGFFALLVMASALQSIFGYESRLNAFVAGIALGLAVIPVVFSIAEDALTSVPRSYVQGALALGSTPWQATWKIVLPAAIPGVFAAVVLGFGRAIGETMVVLMASGNASIVSASLFDSTRTMTATIAAELAETVFGEHHYRMLFLLGAVLFAVTFLSNLLADQIIHRLKNRLEGRV from the coding sequence ATGGCCGTCATTGAACAAAGTAAAAACGAGTCCTGGACGGCCATTCGCCGAGGTCAGCGGAAGCGTCCGCTGGAGTGGCTCGTGGAACGCGGCATTTATCTGGTTTCGCTGTCGGCGATCGTGATGGTCTTTCTGATCTTCGTCTTTGTGGGGCGGGAGGCGCTCCCCGTTGTACTAGGAACAGCCCAGAGCGCAGCAGTTTCGGACATCATCCCCGTCGAACAGTTTGACTCGACCCCTCCGGCCAAGCTGAGGAAGTACCTTGAGCTGTCGGAGGAGCAATTCAAGACGATGGACCGGGAGTCGAAGCTTGAATTGATGAACCTGAAGATCGAGGCGGCCAAGGAGGTTTCGGAGGACAAGGATTCGCGGCTGAACACGATCGGCTGGCGTTCCTTGCTGCTTCCGCACCAGTGGACTGGCTATGACAAGCCGGAGTACATTTGGCAGCCGGTGTCCATGATTCATAAATACAATGTCATCCCGTTGCTCATCGGGAGCCTGAAAGCCACTGTGGTGGCGTTGCTGTTTTCGGTGCCTTTGGCGCTGGGTGCCGCACTGTATGTCTCCCAGCTGGCCGGACCCAAGACCAAGGAATGGCTCAAGCCCAGCATTGAGATGCTGGCGGGGATTCCCTCAGTCGTGCTTGGCTTCTTTGCTCTGCTGGTGATGGCTTCAGCCCTCCAGTCCATTTTCGGCTATGAGTCCCGGTTAAACGCTTTTGTGGCCGGGATCGCCCTGGGTTTGGCGGTTATCCCGGTCGTGTTCTCCATCGCGGAGGACGCTCTGACCAGTGTGCCTCGCTCGTATGTGCAGGGGGCACTGGCGCTCGGTTCCACTCCCTGGCAGGCCACGTGGAAGATTGTGCTTCCGGCCGCTATCCCAGGGGTGTTTGCGGCGGTTGTGCTGGGTTTCGGTCGGGCTATCGGGGAGACCATGGTGGTCCTGATGGCCAGCGGAAACGCGAGTATCGTCTCGGCGAGTTTGTTTGACTCCACGCGGACGATGACGGCGACGATCGCCGCCGAGCTGGCCGAGACGGTCTTCGGTGAGCATCACTACCGCATGCTCTTCCTGCTGGGCGCTGTGCTGTTCGCTGTAACGTTTCTGTCGAATCTCCTGGCCGACCAAATCATTCATCGACTTAAAAACCGTTTGGAGGGACGGGTATGA
- the pstA gene encoding phosphate ABC transporter permease PstA — translation MTTQRSLSTTPTRAPFHPGPYDYGSLVGSGLTRFATLLIVALLAVILGNILYHGLPGLSLRFVLGSADRDMFDVEKAGVFPMLIGTAARVFLMTLFVIPVGVITAIYLNEYANPVALTTRVIRSAVSNLAGVPSIVFGLFGLGFFINFAGGSLDDLFLPKGSEPVWGKPAILWASLTLAIMTLPLVIVATEEALKAIAPGLREASLALGATKLETVRKIVLPQALPGILTGGILAVSRAGGEVAPILFTGAAYYMAHYPKALTDQFMDLGYHVFILSTQSPNVDQTRPILYATVLVLLLLTFTLNIVAILMRSRIRKQMRSVH, via the coding sequence ATGACCACGCAGCGATCGCTGAGCACCACGCCGACGCGGGCTCCTTTCCATCCCGGACCCTACGACTATGGCTCGCTGGTGGGCTCAGGATTGACGCGTTTTGCAACGCTTCTCATCGTGGCTCTGCTGGCGGTGATCCTTGGGAATATTCTGTACCACGGGCTCCCTGGCCTCTCCTTGAGGTTCGTTCTTGGGAGCGCTGACCGGGATATGTTCGATGTGGAGAAGGCCGGGGTTTTCCCCATGCTGATCGGCACGGCCGCCCGGGTCTTTCTGATGACCCTGTTTGTGATTCCGGTGGGCGTGATCACGGCCATCTACCTCAACGAGTACGCCAATCCGGTGGCGCTGACCACCCGTGTGATCCGCAGCGCTGTGAGTAATCTGGCCGGGGTTCCATCCATAGTCTTCGGACTGTTTGGGCTGGGCTTCTTCATCAACTTTGCTGGTGGTAGCCTGGATGATCTGTTCCTCCCCAAGGGATCTGAACCGGTGTGGGGCAAGCCGGCCATCCTTTGGGCCTCCTTGACCCTGGCGATCATGACGCTTCCCTTGGTGATTGTCGCGACGGAGGAAGCTCTCAAGGCCATCGCTCCCGGTCTTCGTGAGGCAAGCTTGGCCTTGGGAGCCACCAAGCTCGAGACGGTTCGGAAGATCGTGTTACCGCAGGCCTTGCCGGGGATTCTCACCGGCGGCATACTGGCAGTGAGCCGGGCGGGCGGAGAGGTGGCGCCCATTCTCTTTACCGGCGCCGCCTATTATATGGCGCATTACCCCAAGGCCCTGACCGACCAATTCATGGACCTCGGCTATCACGTCTTCATCCTGTCCACCCAGTCGCCCAATGTCGACCAAACCCGGCCGATTCTCTACGCGACGGTGCTGGTGCTGCTGCTGCTGACTTTTACCCTCAACATCGTGGCCATCCTGATGCGTTCGCGCATTCGCAAGCAGATGCGCTCCGTTCACTAA
- a CDS encoding thiamine pyrophosphate-dependent dehydrogenase E1 component subunit alpha: protein MLLARLLDDKFASLYRGGKIHGGVFLGRGQEALSAALGVQLLPGDIFAPLIRDQAGRLAFGEPILDAVRTYLGSPLGPMRGREGNVHRGRPREGLFPMISHLGAMISVVNGALMARRMQGRTGMVGVSCLGDGGTSTGAFHEALNQAAVEKLPLVLVVANNQYAYSTPTARQFACRALVDKAIGYGVTGHAVDGTDLSSCLEVLGEAVDQARRGGGPQLVVARLLRLCGHGEHDDASYVDPRLKASGIGRDCLKVAEDHAVEMGWLTLGRLETWRAEFQQQIDQAVATVQREDSPDPFQEDWCALASRHLSERQDAM, encoded by the coding sequence ATGCTTTTGGCCCGGCTTCTGGACGATAAATTCGCGAGTCTGTACCGGGGCGGCAAGATTCATGGCGGGGTTTTCCTGGGCCGAGGGCAAGAGGCCTTGAGCGCCGCGTTGGGAGTCCAACTCCTGCCCGGAGATATCTTCGCGCCCCTGATTCGCGACCAGGCGGGTCGGCTGGCCTTTGGTGAACCCATTCTGGATGCGGTGCGCACCTACCTGGGGTCGCCCTTGGGGCCGATGCGCGGGCGCGAGGGGAACGTCCACCGCGGACGTCCGCGGGAGGGCCTTTTTCCCATGATCTCGCATCTGGGCGCCATGATTTCTGTCGTCAATGGTGCGCTGATGGCCCGGCGCATGCAGGGACGAACCGGCATGGTGGGCGTGAGCTGCCTCGGGGATGGAGGAACTTCCACGGGCGCCTTTCATGAGGCGTTGAACCAGGCTGCTGTTGAGAAGCTGCCTTTGGTTCTGGTGGTGGCAAATAACCAATACGCTTACTCCACTCCTACCGCCCGCCAGTTTGCCTGTCGGGCGTTGGTCGACAAAGCCATTGGGTATGGTGTGACCGGTCATGCGGTGGACGGCACGGACCTTTCTTCCTGCCTGGAGGTGCTCGGGGAGGCTGTTGACCAAGCTCGCCGTGGCGGTGGGCCGCAACTAGTGGTGGCCCGGTTGCTTCGGCTTTGTGGGCACGGGGAACACGACGACGCCTCCTATGTGGATCCTCGCTTGAAAGCTTCGGGCATCGGACGTGACTGTCTGAAGGTGGCCGAGGACCACGCGGTGGAGATGGGCTGGCTGACCCTGGGTCGACTCGAGACCTGGCGGGCTGAGTTCCAACAACAGATTGATCAGGCCGTGGCCACCGTGCAGCGTGAGGACAGTCCCGATCCGTTCCAGGAGGACTGGTGCGCCTTGGCGTCCCGACACCTGAGCGAACGTCAGGATGCGATGTGA
- a CDS encoding phosphate ABC transporter substrate-binding protein, whose translation MKRLLLGFITSAAILGYAASAQAGNITVKGSDTLVILAQKWAEVYMGKNASTKIQVTGGGSGVGLAALQNKSTDLANSSRKIRASEVAECIKAFGKRPTEYKVALDGLSVFVNADNPIKELSMEQLELIFTGKTKNWKQLGGPDAPITVYSRENSSGTYEFFKEHVLKGKDFAARAQTMPGTAAVLQAVAKDKNGIGYGGAAYGAGAKHLSIKKTDSSPAIEPTEETVVNGTYPIWRYLFVYVNPAIDRGEVANYLNWIRSDAGQAVVKDIGYYPLQKAFRTEATN comes from the coding sequence ATGAAACGACTACTACTCGGATTCATCACATCGGCCGCGATTCTTGGCTATGCGGCTTCGGCTCAAGCCGGCAACATCACGGTTAAGGGGTCCGATACCCTGGTTATTCTGGCCCAGAAGTGGGCAGAGGTCTACATGGGTAAGAACGCCTCGACCAAGATTCAAGTCACAGGCGGCGGGTCCGGCGTCGGACTGGCTGCGCTGCAGAATAAGTCCACTGATCTGGCGAATTCCTCGCGGAAGATCAGAGCTTCTGAGGTTGCTGAATGCATCAAAGCCTTCGGTAAGCGTCCCACCGAATACAAGGTTGCTCTGGATGGCCTCTCCGTCTTCGTGAACGCCGACAACCCCATTAAGGAGCTGTCGATGGAGCAGTTGGAGCTGATCTTCACCGGCAAGACTAAGAACTGGAAGCAGTTGGGTGGACCCGACGCGCCTATCACGGTTTATAGTCGCGAAAACAGCTCGGGAACGTATGAGTTCTTCAAAGAGCATGTATTGAAGGGGAAGGACTTCGCAGCTCGAGCCCAGACCATGCCGGGAACTGCCGCTGTCCTGCAGGCGGTAGCCAAGGACAAGAACGGGATTGGCTATGGCGGTGCCGCCTATGGTGCTGGAGCCAAACACCTTTCTATTAAGAAAACGGATTCCTCACCCGCGATTGAGCCTACGGAGGAGACCGTGGTCAATGGAACCTATCCCATCTGGCGCTATCTGTTCGTCTATGTGAATCCGGCCATCGATCGCGGCGAAGTCGCGAATTACTTGAACTGGATTCGCAGTGATGCAGGCCAAGCTGTGGTTAAGGACATCGGGTATTATCCCCTGCAGAAGGCCTTCCGCACCGAGGCTACCAACTAG